Proteins from a genomic interval of Paenibacillus sp. FSL R5-0623:
- a CDS encoding ATP-grasp domain-containing protein, producing MTIRSGETGHRTSASLRVLLTGGRAPVTLDLARMLHRAGHRVYVAESAVRHLTRLSRAVEQCAVVPSPRHETHAYLAELERLAQDWQIDLLIPMCEEVFYVAQGADRLRAYCRVLVSTLEQLHELHHKYNFIQLAGALGLSVPDTRLINSRQEWMEAQSVLGKVGDWVWKPVYSRFAAKVRMPTLMTDNAGVGTDQERNGSKKKRRHFRNDPPDEVALSSVSPWVAQAYIPGQMLCTYSIAHEGQLVAHATYDSHYRTGSVGASVFFEQVEHEGALAWVRQFVGATGFSGQIGFDFIEGSDGQVYAIECNPRATSGIHLFHPGDDLVRALTEPETLIKERKMITPARSSKAMLMLPMLGSGVQQIFGKGKLRAWISAWRGTRDVVYVGQDIQPVFEQFGVVLAAWRLARSQKCSLTEALTHDIEWNGEQQ from the coding sequence TTGACTATTAGATCTGGGGAAACCGGACATCGTACATCTGCTTCCCTCCGTGTGCTGCTTACAGGCGGAAGGGCTCCCGTAACGCTCGATCTGGCACGCATGCTTCATCGGGCAGGCCATCGGGTCTATGTTGCGGAGAGTGCCGTACGGCATCTGACCAGATTATCTCGTGCAGTGGAACAGTGTGCTGTGGTCCCATCGCCACGTCATGAGACACATGCTTATCTGGCGGAGCTGGAACGGTTGGCACAGGATTGGCAGATTGACCTGTTGATTCCGATGTGTGAAGAAGTCTTCTATGTTGCTCAAGGGGCAGACAGACTGCGTGCATATTGCCGTGTTCTGGTTTCTACACTGGAGCAGCTGCATGAGCTGCATCATAAATATAACTTTATCCAGCTTGCAGGGGCACTCGGTCTTTCGGTTCCAGATACACGCCTGATCAACAGTCGGCAGGAATGGATGGAAGCTCAGTCTGTTCTGGGAAAAGTAGGAGATTGGGTGTGGAAACCGGTGTATTCCCGCTTCGCAGCCAAAGTTCGCATGCCAACACTCATGACCGATAACGCTGGGGTAGGGACGGATCAGGAAAGAAACGGAAGCAAAAAGAAACGTCGACATTTCCGTAACGATCCTCCGGACGAGGTAGCATTATCATCTGTTTCACCTTGGGTTGCACAGGCATACATTCCCGGTCAGATGTTATGTACATACAGCATAGCGCATGAAGGACAACTGGTTGCACATGCCACTTACGACAGCCACTATCGTACAGGTAGCGTGGGAGCCAGTGTTTTTTTTGAACAGGTGGAACATGAAGGTGCCCTTGCGTGGGTGAGACAATTTGTTGGGGCAACGGGTTTTAGTGGACAGATTGGGTTTGATTTTATAGAAGGTTCGGATGGGCAGGTATACGCAATTGAGTGTAATCCGAGGGCAACGAGTGGGATTCATCTGTTTCACCCTGGAGATGACTTGGTGCGTGCACTGACTGAACCGGAGACGTTGATAAAAGAAAGAAAAATGATCACGCCCGCACGGAGCAGCAAAGCCATGCTCATGCTTCCCATGCTGGGAAGCGGGGTGCAGCAGATCTTTGGCAAAGGGAAGCTCCGTGCATGGATATCTGCGTGGCGTGGAACCAGGGATGTGGTCTATGTAGGGCAGGATATCCAGCCTGTATTTGAACAATTCGGAGTGGTGCTAGCCGCATGGCGTCTGGCAAGATCGCAGAAGTGCTCGCTGACTGAAGCTTTGACTCATGACATAGAATGGAACGGTGAACAACAATGA
- a CDS encoding M56 family metallopeptidase, with product MMNIFFEILYSLTVAGSIVSVCILALRLIPVSVFPTKWLYRLGKLALLFYLFPVSLGLSRLLDIAFQTTSTIPGTENTAASGLLAGTFIPEQTISVTTAWFLLCVWGIGVIGFSAWQVYCYRRFMNELSRTRTPVLCHSEAAIQLPLIKEALGLKSNITLAHSTLVRSPILVGLFKPTIYLPPENTVKMDISMVIHHELVHLKHKDLWVKAMTLGVSALHWFNPLIHMIRRDIHTWSELACDEDVVKEMSHEERRRYGETILNVMAGTKKMPAQFCSSLSGEGEQLKRRLMIMFNVKKLKKKHWMLSMGALLLITGVSTSTAVWASNHTVKVEAEASETVPVPSTGGSPEIVTSPNKVGISEAVTAPSTSETPEIVALPEDEVSEAVPVPSATEPSTTKPSEAKVVESVTVPFKGESPEVVAVPSNTQSPEIVALPGDKVSVTVPAPSEK from the coding sequence ATGATGAACATCTTTTTTGAAATTCTGTATAGCTTGACCGTGGCGGGAAGTATCGTTTCTGTTTGTATTTTGGCACTACGACTTATACCCGTATCTGTTTTTCCGACCAAGTGGCTCTACAGACTCGGTAAACTTGCTCTCTTGTTTTATCTGTTCCCGGTATCTCTTGGCCTTTCGCGGCTTTTGGATATTGCATTCCAAACGACATCAACTATACCGGGTACGGAGAATACAGCAGCTTCGGGCTTACTTGCTGGAACATTTATCCCGGAACAAACCATTTCGGTAACCACAGCCTGGTTCTTGTTATGCGTATGGGGCATTGGAGTCATTGGTTTTTCTGCATGGCAGGTGTACTGTTATCGAAGATTTATGAATGAATTATCTCGTACACGTACCCCAGTCCTCTGTCATAGTGAGGCAGCTATACAGCTACCATTAATCAAAGAGGCTTTGGGTCTCAAAAGCAATATCACGCTTGCTCACAGCACGCTAGTACGAAGCCCTATACTGGTCGGCTTGTTTAAACCCACGATATATCTGCCACCCGAAAATACGGTGAAAATGGACATCAGCATGGTAATTCATCATGAGTTGGTACATCTAAAACATAAAGATCTGTGGGTCAAAGCTATGACCTTGGGGGTTAGTGCCCTGCACTGGTTCAATCCCCTGATTCATATGATTCGCCGGGACATTCATACTTGGAGCGAGTTGGCCTGTGATGAAGATGTGGTGAAAGAGATGTCCCATGAAGAGCGGAGACGATATGGTGAGACGATTTTAAATGTGATGGCGGGAACCAAGAAAATGCCTGCTCAATTTTGTTCGTCCCTATCGGGTGAAGGTGAACAATTAAAAAGGAGATTGATGATTATGTTTAATGTAAAGAAACTGAAAAAGAAACATTGGATGTTAAGTATGGGAGCCCTACTGCTTATTACAGGCGTAAGTACGTCCACCGCCGTATGGGCATCAAACCACACAGTTAAAGTAGAGGCTGAGGCTTCTGAAACTGTGCCTGTTCCTTCTACGGGTGGATCTCCTGAAATCGTAACTTCTCCCAACAAGGTCGGAATTTCCGAAGCTGTAACTGCTCCTTCTACTTCCGAAACTCCTGAGATCGTGGCTCTCCCTGAGGATGAAGTTTCCGAAGCTGTGCCAGTTCCGTCTGCTACTGAACCTTCTACTACTAAACCTTCTGAGGCTAAAGTTGTAGAATCAGTCACTGTTCCTTTTAAGGGTGAATCTCCTGAAGTCGTAGCCGTTCCTTCGAATACCCAATCCCCCGAAATCGTAGCTCTCCCTGGGGATAAGGTTTCAGTAACTGTACCTGCTCCTTCAGAAAAATAA
- a CDS encoding BlaI/MecI/CopY family transcriptional regulator has translation MNQIQKLSETEMELMVVIWSCAPPVTSTELLDIFAEKGKAWKAQTMSTFLSRLVDKGALTVTRRGRTNDYAPLLQPEDYKLQETQHVLDGLYQGSVKNLVSAMYDGDKLSDDDISELKKWLSEK, from the coding sequence GTGAACCAGATTCAAAAATTATCCGAAACAGAAATGGAGTTAATGGTTGTTATATGGTCATGCGCCCCACCAGTCACCTCGACAGAACTATTAGACATATTTGCAGAGAAGGGGAAAGCGTGGAAAGCGCAGACCATGTCTACCTTTCTGTCACGGTTGGTGGATAAAGGCGCACTTACCGTCACGAGACGTGGACGAACCAATGATTATGCACCTCTTCTACAGCCCGAAGATTACAAACTACAGGAAACGCAGCATGTTCTTGATGGACTCTATCAAGGTTCAGTCAAGAATTTGGTTTCGGCCATGTATGATGGCGACAAGCTTTCAGACGATGACATTTCAGAACTGAAAAAATGGCTTTCGGAAAAGTAG
- a CDS encoding nucleotidyltransferase family protein, giving the protein MLHEDLFIQTIIKHEQLMHDLRRVRSLHLPQSYIGAGYIRNYIWDVLHGYDLRELHSDIDVVYYDAQDLREERDIQLEQQLREETGNSKWSVKNQARMHLRNGTAPYHSTEDALRYWPEVVTAIGVQLDEGDWVNICAPHGLDDLYHLVVRKSPFFTDADYYNQRVQEKCWQEQWPKLTIITA; this is encoded by the coding sequence ATGTTACATGAGGACTTATTCATTCAGACGATCATCAAACACGAGCAATTAATGCATGACCTGCGGAGAGTTCGTAGTCTCCATTTGCCTCAAAGTTACATAGGTGCAGGATATATTCGTAATTATATCTGGGATGTTCTGCATGGATATGATCTTCGTGAACTTCACAGCGATATTGATGTTGTCTATTATGATGCGCAAGACTTGCGTGAGGAGCGAGACATACAGCTCGAACAACAGCTTCGAGAGGAGACGGGCAATTCAAAGTGGTCGGTCAAAAATCAGGCGAGAATGCATCTGCGCAATGGCACAGCTCCTTATCATTCTACTGAAGATGCTCTTCGCTATTGGCCAGAAGTTGTGACTGCTATAGGCGTACAGTTGGATGAAGGGGACTGGGTGAACATCTGTGCTCCGCATGGTTTGGATGATCTGTATCATCTCGTAGTCCGCAAAAGTCCGTTCTTCACGGATGCTGACTATTATAATCAGAGAGTACAGGAGAAGTGCTGGCAGGAACAATGGCCGAAACTAACGATAATAACAGCTTGA
- a CDS encoding YdcF family protein — MIKKFLQKNGLIIDLVLLACFVAFLAFWGQRFAVMLFGMITVAFIVLRRIDYQKHVILKRIILTGFGVVAVSFVIIEALVFTQLGANDPEEADYVIILGSGIRGTELSLTLKQRLDASLDYIRSHPQTPVIVSGGQGPGESIPEALAMKNYLIEQGISPAQVIMEDRSTSTQENLAFSKKIILESGLEHPEIMIVTSDYHMFRSKYIAAKNGYAAEYGISAPSPGYLKPVNMIREYFATIKTFI; from the coding sequence TTGATAAAAAAGTTCTTACAAAAAAATGGACTGATCATTGATCTTGTCCTGTTGGCATGTTTTGTGGCATTTCTGGCCTTCTGGGGCCAAAGGTTTGCAGTCATGTTATTCGGAATGATCACGGTGGCTTTTATCGTACTAAGACGGATTGACTATCAGAAGCATGTTATTCTGAAACGGATTATCCTTACCGGATTTGGCGTGGTTGCCGTCTCTTTTGTCATTATTGAAGCCCTTGTATTCACACAACTTGGTGCGAACGATCCGGAAGAAGCGGACTATGTCATTATTCTGGGTTCGGGCATCAGAGGAACGGAATTGTCATTGACCCTAAAACAAAGGTTAGATGCCAGTCTGGACTACATTCGCAGTCACCCTCAGACACCCGTCATTGTATCGGGTGGGCAGGGACCTGGAGAATCGATTCCTGAAGCGCTCGCCATGAAAAACTATCTGATTGAACAGGGGATTAGCCCTGCCCAAGTCATTATGGAAGATCGCTCCACAAGTACACAGGAGAATTTGGCCTTTTCCAAAAAAATCATTCTTGAATCCGGGTTAGAGCACCCCGAGATCATGATCGTCACCAGTGACTATCATATGTTTCGCTCCAAGTATATTGCTGCCAAGAACGGTTATGCGGCAGAATACGGCATATCGGCCCCGTCACCGGGTTATCTGAAACCCGTCAACATGATCCGTGAATATTTTGCTACGATCAAAACATTTATCTAA
- a CDS encoding TIGR01777 family oxidoreductase encodes MKKVVLAGGTGFVGQDFAQRFRKLGYEVIIISRQPGHIAWEDRAGIIEALEEAELLINLAGKSVNCRYTDENRKVILESRTRTTRILGEAVLACNHPPELWINSSTATIYRHAEDRPMTEKEGEIGSGFSVDVAKAWEQAFFEFSLPSTRQIALRIAIVLGEGGVMVPMTNLVRFGLGGSQGAGTQQFSWVHIEDLFRMVIYLQEHPHLNGVFNASSPHPVTNRELMARLREQMGVRIGLPSPRWMLELGARFIQTETELVLKSRWVIPERMEREGFTFTYGTLDAALAEILNKKK; translated from the coding sequence GTGAAGAAGGTTGTATTAGCTGGTGGAACGGGATTTGTCGGACAGGATTTTGCCCAAAGGTTCAGAAAGCTGGGGTATGAGGTGATAATTATCTCGCGTCAGCCCGGTCATATTGCCTGGGAGGATCGTGCGGGAATCATAGAGGCACTGGAAGAAGCAGAATTGTTGATTAACCTGGCAGGTAAATCGGTGAACTGCCGTTATACGGATGAGAATCGCAAAGTCATTCTGGAATCCAGAACCCGTACCACGCGCATTCTCGGCGAAGCCGTTCTGGCTTGTAATCATCCTCCTGAACTATGGATTAATTCGAGTACAGCAACGATATACAGACATGCTGAAGATCGTCCCATGACGGAAAAAGAGGGCGAGATTGGCTCCGGATTCTCGGTCGACGTTGCCAAGGCATGGGAACAGGCTTTCTTTGAATTCAGTCTGCCGTCTACGCGTCAGATTGCACTGCGGATTGCGATTGTGCTGGGCGAGGGTGGCGTGATGGTGCCCATGACGAACCTCGTCCGTTTTGGACTGGGAGGATCTCAAGGCGCAGGAACACAGCAGTTCAGCTGGGTTCATATCGAGGATCTGTTTCGCATGGTAATCTATCTGCAAGAGCATCCACACTTGAATGGTGTGTTCAATGCTTCCTCTCCGCATCCGGTGACGAATCGGGAGCTAATGGCGCGTCTGAGAGAACAGATGGGTGTTCGGATCGGCCTGCCTTCTCCTCGCTGGATGCTTGAACTGGGTGCACGCTTTATTCAGACCGAGACGGAATTGGTTCTCAAAAGTCGTTGGGTGATTCCCGAGCGAATGGAGAGAGAAGGATTCACGTTCACATACGGTACACTAGATGCCGCTCTTGCCGAGATTTTGAATAAGAAGAAATGA
- a CDS encoding beta-ketoacyl-ACP synthase III, with protein MQLRRVRIAGTGKYLPEQEVTDEELDRRLGVPEGWVSKATGVGVRHYASGEETSSFMGARAAEAALADAGLQFGDIDCLVCTSGTKEQPLPSTAVFIQQAMGQQDSGVPAFDMDATCLSFLNGLDVISYMVDAGRYRRVLLVATEIASAGLNWSDKESAALFGDGAAAVIIERSPEGSSSQIVHASLRTYSRGARFSEIAGGGTRMHASNYKADQPEPYLFHMDGQAIFRMASRLLPGFIGDILQATGNQMEDFQLVIPHQGSAMAMRLIRKKLGIAEDRFMDITRNHGNTIAASIPMGLHEAIKQQRIQRGDRVLMIGTAAGLSLGGLIFDY; from the coding sequence ATGCAACTTAGAAGAGTTAGGATCGCAGGAACAGGGAAGTACCTGCCTGAACAGGAAGTCACCGATGAGGAACTGGATCGCCGCTTGGGCGTGCCTGAAGGATGGGTCAGCAAAGCCACAGGCGTAGGTGTACGCCATTATGCTTCGGGTGAAGAAACCTCCTCTTTCATGGGCGCGCGTGCTGCGGAAGCTGCACTGGCGGATGCAGGACTTCAATTCGGGGATATCGACTGTCTGGTGTGTACCAGTGGCACGAAGGAACAACCGTTGCCAAGTACGGCGGTGTTTATCCAGCAGGCCATGGGGCAGCAAGATTCAGGCGTACCTGCCTTTGATATGGATGCAACCTGCCTGAGTTTCCTGAACGGACTCGATGTGATCTCCTATATGGTAGATGCCGGACGTTACCGGCGAGTACTGCTCGTAGCCACCGAGATTGCCTCAGCTGGACTGAATTGGTCGGATAAAGAAAGTGCGGCCCTGTTCGGAGATGGAGCGGCCGCTGTTATTATTGAGCGTTCGCCTGAAGGGTCCTCCTCTCAGATCGTCCATGCTTCCCTTCGAACCTACAGCCGAGGTGCTCGCTTCTCCGAGATTGCAGGTGGAGGTACACGGATGCATGCTTCGAATTATAAGGCAGATCAGCCTGAGCCCTATCTTTTTCATATGGATGGACAGGCCATCTTCCGCATGGCTTCCAGACTTCTGCCCGGATTTATCGGCGATATATTGCAGGCGACGGGGAATCAGATGGAGGATTTCCAATTGGTTATTCCCCATCAGGGGAGTGCGATGGCGATGAGACTGATTCGCAAGAAGCTGGGCATTGCTGAAGATCGATTTATGGATATCACACGAAATCACGGCAATACAATTGCGGCATCGATCCCGATGGGGCTACATGAAGCGATTAAGCAGCAGAGAATCCAGCGGGGGGATCGGGTGCTGATGATTGGCACGGCCGCCGGATTATCATTGGGAGGACTCATTTTTGACTATTAG